In Ilumatobacter fluminis, the following proteins share a genomic window:
- a CDS encoding YihY/virulence factor BrkB family protein, which produces MDTEPLRSPTPPWQPLPFIRWMWRLARDVFDEYSEDGVGDLAAAITFWTILSIPAAALSLVSIVGSLEAIVGQSVADDVQRQIEQRVSETFTAESAINDTVTDLFSRPGTGVATFATLVALFTLSRAFAGLIRALDIAYEVEDGRPFWYVRIIAIGLGFATIAVVAAGATALALLPELPFSGFLRWFAAPAVFVGLVLWAATLFHIGPYHRTPWRYDVPGAIVTAVGWVAATQGFALYVRLFPGGNDIRTSVGAILLALTLMYFLSVVMLVGAEVNDVISRRAGVVHQPPPVNVRARQARDRLKVRLDDARNGTEES; this is translated from the coding sequence ATGGACACCGAACCGCTGCGATCCCCCACCCCGCCGTGGCAGCCGCTGCCCTTCATCCGGTGGATGTGGCGACTGGCCCGCGACGTCTTCGACGAGTACAGCGAGGACGGGGTCGGCGATCTCGCGGCTGCCATCACGTTCTGGACGATCTTGTCGATCCCGGCTGCTGCGCTGTCGCTGGTGAGCATCGTCGGATCGCTCGAGGCCATCGTCGGGCAGTCGGTCGCCGACGACGTGCAGCGGCAGATCGAACAGCGCGTCAGCGAGACGTTCACGGCAGAGTCGGCGATCAACGACACGGTCACCGACCTGTTCAGCCGCCCGGGCACCGGCGTCGCCACGTTCGCGACGCTGGTCGCCCTGTTCACCCTGTCGAGGGCGTTCGCCGGACTCATCCGAGCGCTCGACATCGCCTACGAGGTGGAGGACGGCCGCCCGTTCTGGTACGTCCGCATCATCGCGATCGGGCTGGGCTTCGCAACGATCGCCGTGGTCGCAGCAGGCGCCACGGCGTTGGCGCTCCTCCCCGAGTTGCCGTTCTCCGGGTTCCTGCGCTGGTTCGCGGCGCCGGCGGTCTTCGTCGGCTTGGTGCTCTGGGCGGCGACGCTGTTCCACATCGGCCCGTATCACCGGACGCCCTGGCGCTACGACGTCCCGGGTGCGATCGTCACCGCCGTCGGCTGGGTGGCAGCCACACAGGGATTCGCGTTGTACGTGCGACTGTTCCCCGGCGGCAACGACATCCGCACGAGCGTGGGCGCGATCCTGCTCGCCCTGACGCTCATGTACTTCTTGAGCGTGGTGATGCTCGTCGGTGCCGAGGTGAACGACGTGATCTCACGGCGCGCCGGCGTCGTCCACCAGCCGCCGCCGGTCAACGTGCGCGCCCGGCAGGCGCGAGATCGGTTGAAGGTCCGTCTCGACGATGCCCGCAACGGCACCGAAGAATCCTGA
- a CDS encoding patatin-like phospholipase family protein gives MRHHETVPALATNFGGGGGFGFGFNMGVARGLRRAGIDVTAFPMIGTSAGSHTVAAMRLGLDFDAFAEQWADQVGEKTGRPWSDGYAFADRMYRDLHDPEVSAVAVRVRGWKREVLNSATYGIDDIVAASSAAFPVIRPHKIDGRWYVDGGAISVASADLTPAARFMLLVTPFARDGQGIAGKAGDWQSTREMRRWVERHGGDVLHVVPTDEMVACGGKRVRDIVDIRIGQSVYPLAVEYGEHVVAAEMRSMRPDLFP, from the coding sequence ATGCGGCATCACGAGACGGTTCCCGCCCTGGCGACCAACTTCGGCGGTGGCGGCGGATTCGGGTTCGGGTTCAACATGGGAGTCGCTCGCGGGCTGCGACGCGCCGGCATCGACGTGACCGCCTTTCCGATGATCGGCACCTCCGCCGGTTCGCACACCGTCGCTGCGATGCGCCTCGGTCTCGACTTCGACGCGTTCGCTGAGCAGTGGGCCGACCAGGTCGGCGAGAAGACCGGCCGTCCGTGGAGTGACGGCTATGCGTTCGCGGATCGGATGTACCGAGATCTCCACGACCCGGAGGTGTCGGCGGTGGCCGTTCGCGTCCGGGGCTGGAAGCGCGAGGTGCTGAACAGCGCGACGTACGGCATCGACGACATCGTCGCGGCGAGTTCGGCGGCGTTCCCGGTGATCCGCCCGCACAAGATCGACGGTCGGTGGTACGTCGACGGTGGCGCGATCAGCGTGGCGTCGGCCGATCTCACCCCGGCTGCGAGGTTCATGCTGCTGGTGACCCCGTTCGCCCGCGACGGGCAGGGCATCGCCGGGAAGGCGGGCGATTGGCAGTCGACGCGCGAGATGCGTCGGTGGGTCGAGCGACACGGCGGCGACGTCTTGCACGTGGTCCCGACCGACGAGATGGTGGCGTGCGGCGGCAAACGCGTGCGCGACATCGTCGACATCCGGATCGGTCAGTCCGTCTACCCGTTGGCGGTCGAGTACGGCGAGCACGTCGTGGCCGCCGAGATGCGGTCGATGCGACCCGATCTGTTCCCCTGA
- a CDS encoding cytochrome c oxidase assembly protein produces the protein MLISHGTLEHGTLGDWALDPVAIAVTVGVIGLYVVGRRPGHDAPWRLAAVVIGVLVSFVAVVSPLHVAAERSLAWHMVQHVLLIGVTAPLLAVAAPWPALARGLGVRGVGAVSSARRLVGLDVARMRRLRSPLARWLLFVFVFWGWHSARLYSLAVENEWVHTIEHVSFVVAALLVWSAVLGPERAGGNADPAIRVLVAFLLGLQGVLLSALLTFAPSPWYGVYVDRLGADDALADQHIAGVLMWVPLGALITVAGIWAAMTWIGPDDEPARSEPGRVSQGTATESTFPEITRLR, from the coding sequence ATGCTGATCTCACACGGCACACTCGAGCACGGCACCCTCGGCGACTGGGCGCTCGACCCGGTCGCGATCGCCGTCACGGTCGGGGTCATCGGCCTCTACGTCGTCGGTCGGCGACCGGGGCACGACGCGCCCTGGCGCCTGGCCGCCGTCGTGATCGGTGTCCTCGTCTCGTTCGTCGCCGTCGTGTCGCCACTGCACGTCGCCGCCGAGCGGTCGTTGGCATGGCACATGGTCCAGCACGTGCTGTTGATCGGCGTCACCGCACCGTTGCTCGCCGTGGCGGCACCGTGGCCGGCGTTGGCGCGTGGTCTGGGGGTGCGCGGCGTCGGCGCCGTGTCGTCCGCACGGCGACTGGTGGGTCTCGACGTCGCGCGGATGCGTCGACTGCGGAGTCCGCTCGCTCGCTGGTTGCTGTTCGTGTTCGTGTTCTGGGGCTGGCACTCGGCGCGGCTGTACTCGCTTGCCGTCGAGAACGAGTGGGTGCACACGATCGAGCACGTCTCCTTCGTCGTCGCGGCGTTGTTGGTGTGGTCGGCGGTGCTCGGTCCGGAACGTGCCGGCGGCAACGCCGATCCTGCGATCCGGGTACTCGTGGCGTTCCTGCTGGGGCTCCAAGGGGTCCTGCTGTCCGCGCTGCTGACGTTCGCCCCGTCGCCGTGGTACGGCGTGTACGTCGACCGGCTCGGCGCCGACGACGCGCTGGCCGACCAACACATCGCCGGCGTGCTGATGTGGGTGCCGCTCGGCGCGCTCATCACCGTCGCCGGCATCTGGGCCGCCATGACCTGGATCGGCCCCGACGACGAACCGGCGAGGAGCGAGCCGGGTCGGGTGTCGCAGGGAACGGCGACGGAGTCGACGTTTCCGGAGATCACCCGACTCCGGTGA